A window of Trichoderma atroviride chromosome 3, complete sequence contains these coding sequences:
- a CDS encoding uncharacterized protein (EggNog:ENOG41) has protein sequence MSTIRNSHCALCHLPFAQAQSNGNRAACPFCQRTFTRADGARRHARTCRSRKNRPLPPDAKRGRKLRACDGCSQVKVLCDAKTPCSRCAARNLTCTYRHLCTNPLHQPSSPRLNETRDAPREGCLNLTALLKWTDPKIVSLSDMIVEQPEQDTVETSQQEQKTPSYEQWNLSFRHLVDDTIDPRLLLLGLIESIPDETRAYGDNCSGSPPSTLFLSQALEETSGHGLTEQMSQLAAELRQFTVCKPHLHHILEIASLDEFLTSTNCLALIAAYSRRQYYHQWPIIHWPTFNPEQAALPLLLAIMLTGDTYSCRRNGTSGYVSPTSAMQKIADKYIFSHIKKCTSLGGPATNPHEVLELCQAAFLMNCLHINMNDMNLRQRVITNRHPLLINALRRRGLTGTIHELAGPGLEWHAFIYRETCIRLVTWTFLIDSLLTVYFNHPPLMSLAEMSNPLPCNDDIWDAGSMSSFKELMRYGHSSSRMLCLKVLVANLLSKDWTNALKEAYDELSTQHLYIILMALQPIVFNYHASLLCTVDISIVSAALDRWEPIWDRAIDRVPSNQQQWLGIVRYSREIAWLTRKIIEISITKESGHSDYLQQIAIYSPVSIHQFIQRCRDRY, from the exons ATGTCAACCATACGCAACTCCCATTGTGCtctttgccatcttccatTTGCACAAGCACAAAGCAATGGAAATCGCGCTGCGTGTCCCTTCTGCCAGCGGACCTTTACAAGAGCCGACGGTGCTCGGCGTCATGCCAGAACCTGCCGATCCAGAAAGAATCGCCCTTTGCCGCCAGATGCTAAACGGGGCAGAAAACTGCGTGCGTGCGATGGATGCTCGCAGGTAAAGGTCTTGTGTGACGCAAAGACGCCATGTAGTCGCTGTGCCGCACGAAATTTGACGTGTACCTACAGACATCTCTGTACAAATCCCTTGCACCAGCCATCCAGCCCACGACTCAACGAAACACGCGATGCTCCCAGGGAAGGATGTCTAAATCTGACTGCCCTGCTTAAGTGGACGGATCCAAAAATTGTTTCTCTAAGCGACATGATTGTTGAACAGCCAGAACAAGATACAGTGGAAACATCGCAGCAAGAACAAAAGACACCATCTTATGAACAATGGAATCTCTCATTTCGACATCTGGTGGATGATACAATAGATCCGAGGCTTTTACTATTAGGGCTGATAGAGTCGATTCCTGATGAAACAAGGGCATATGGCGACAACTGCAGCGGTAGTCCACCAAGCACACTCTTCCTTTCGCAAGCTTTGGAAGAAACTTCAGGTCATGGTCTTACTGAACAGATGTCACAACTAGCCGCCGAATTGCGACAATTTACTGTCTGCAAACCACACCTCCATCACATTCTTGAAATTGCTTCGCTTGATGAATTCTTGACCAGCACCAATTGCTTAGCACTTATAGCTGCGTACTCACGAAGGCAGTACTATCACCAGTGGCCCATCATCCATTGGCCGACATTCAACCCAGAGCAAGCAGCCTTGCCTTTACTATTAGCCATAATGCTGACTGGGGATACATATTCCTGTCGCCGAAATGGAACCTCTGGCTATGTCTCTCCCACGAGTGCGATGCAGAAAATAGCAGACAAGTATATCTTCAGTCACATAAAGAAGTGCACTAGTTTGGGAGGCCCTGCAACCAATCCCCACGAGGTCCTTGAGCTCTGCCAAGCTGCATTTCTTATGAACTGCCTCCATATCAATATGAACGATATGAATCTGCGCCAACGAGTCATTACAAATCGACACCCATTGCTGATCAACGCTCTGAGACGACGTGGCTTGACAGGGACCATACATGAACTTGCAGGGCCCGGCTTGGAATGGCATGCATTCATATACCGCGAGACGTGTATTAGACTGGTGACATGGACCTTTCTTATTGATTCATTATTGACAGTATATTTCAATCATCCTCCTCTTATGTCGCTTGCGGAGATGTCAAACCCTCTTCCGTGTAATGATGATATTTGGGATGCAGGCTCTATGTCAAGCTTCAAGGAGCTAATGAGATATGGACATTCATCATCACGTATGCTTTGTCTCAAAGTCCTTGTAGCAAATCTATTGAGCAAAGACTGGACAAACGCACTTAAAGAAGCGTATGATGAGCTTAGTACTCAGCACCTCTATATTATTCTTATGG CCTTGCAACCAATTGTCTTCAACTATCATGCTTCCCTATTATGCACAGTGGATATATCTATTGTATCAGCTGCGCTGGATAGATGGGAGCCCATTTGGGACCGGGCCATAGACCGTGTTCCGAGTAATCAGCAACAGTGGCTAGGCATTGTCAGGTATAGTCGGGAGATAGCCTGGTTAACAAGGAAAATTATAGAGATTAGCATCACTAAAGAGAGTGGGCACTCAGACTACTTGCAGCAGATTGCAATTTATAGCCCTGTATCAATTCATCAGTTCATTCAACGTTGCAGGGATAGGTATTGA
- a CDS encoding uncharacterized protein (EggNog:ENOG41): MAGQTTAKNQSSNLTAHVERVAIVGAAGQLGRHITQEILKSGKHTITALTRKGGSSKFPEGVKVAFVDYDDEESIVSALKGHEFLIITLAYSAGTETHNKIVQAAAKAKIPHLMPNIYTADVVLNNKAIGDETGMGPAFRPLLSEIESLGLAWTVLVTGLWYEFSLACPPDWFGFDINKREVTIFDDGQARINTTTWAQCGRAVASFLGLKKSPDGDNDPTPTLQQFQNKPIYVSSFMINQREMLDSVERVTGTSDADWNIQYESTAKRIKDGKAAFAAGDSKGLAKAYYSRVFSPDSPAIYQEKLHNGLFGLPDEDLDDATVIGVNMAKSGYTPF, encoded by the exons ATGGCTGGACAAACAACTGCTAAAAACCAATCCTCCAACTTAACGGCGCATGTTGAGCGAGTGGCAATTGTTGGG GCAGCCGGGCAACTGGGTCGGCACATCACCCAGGAAATCCTTAAGAGTGGTAAACATACTATCACGGCACTTACCCGTAAGGGAGGCTCTTCCAAGTTCCCGGAAGGCGTCAAAGTCGCTTTTGTGGACtatgacgatgaagagtcAATTGTTTCCGCGCTGAAAGGCCATGAGTTTCTCATAATCACATTGGCTTATTCGGCTGGGACTGAAACTCACAACAAGATTGTGCAGGCCGCAGCAAAGGCCAAAATACCGCACCTCATGCCCAACATCTACACCGCGGATGTTGTATTGAACAATAAAGCCATCGGTGATGAAACTGGAATGGGACCAGCTTTTAGGCCGCTTCTGTCCGAGATTGAGAGCCTTGGCTTGGCATGGACTGTCTTGGTGACGGGTTTATGGTACGAATTTAGCTTGGCATGTCCCCCTGACTGGTTTGGTTTCGACATCAACAAGAGAGAAGTCACAAtctttgatgatggacaGGCTCGAATCAACACTACCACATGGGCACAGTGTGGACGCGCCGTCGCATCATTTCTGGGACTGAAGAAGAGCCCCGACGGTGACAACGACCCAACTCCGACACTGCAGCAATTCCAAAACAAGCCTATTTACGTGTCAAGTTTTATGATTAACCAACGCGAAATGCTGGACAGTGTTGAGCGGGTTACAGGCACATCAGATGCGGATTGGAATATCCAGTATGAGAGTACAGCCAAGCGtatcaaggacggcaaggCTGCGTTTGCTGCAGGTGATTCAAAGGGCCTAGCCAAAGCTTATTATTCTCGCGTCTTCTCTCCTGATTCTCCTGCAATCTACCAGGAGAAGCTTCATAATGGCTTGTTTGGTCTGCCGGACGAGGACTTGGATGATGCAACAGTGATAGGAGTGAATATGGCAAAGAGTGGATATACTCCATTTTAG
- a CDS encoding uncharacterized protein (EggNog:ENOG41), translating into MDNTDEIAIPKWVSFTKEWHTKPYPDISPSRRGLSATGKNVVITGGGTGIGKAVAIAFGQAGARSVSILGRRLDRLKSSVIAISAAAQSHTEVLYRTVDLTDRAQVEDALASITSAVGKVDIFVNNAGALPPLKPVAKYDAATFMRAFEMNVLTSLNAIQAFLPLAGADPILLNISTNLAHIKPMLGMSAYASSKAGQLKMVEHFAAENPELHVVSIQPGVIATEIAGPDSNVQGQDEVELPGHFCVWLASAEAKFLKGKFVWANWDVRELLQRKEEIRDSRLLTVGLAGVAM; encoded by the exons ATGGATAATACTGACGAAATCGCGATCCCAAAATGGGTTTCCTTCACCAAAGAGTGGCATACAAAACCATACCCGGATATTTCCCCTAGTCGTAGGGGCCTGTCGGCTACTGGGAAGAACGTTGTTATTACAGGAGGAGGTACAGGCATTGGAAAAGCTGTTGCTATCGCGTTTGGACAAGCAGGGGCCAGGAGTGTCTCTATCCTAGGAAGGCGTCTGGATAGACTGAAAAGCAGCGTCATTGCGATTTCGGCCGCAGCTCAGTCACACACTGAAGTTCTTTATAGAACAGTAGATCTTACCGACCGTGCGCAGGTCGAAGACGCACTTGCGAGCATTACGAGCGCAGTAGGCAAAGTGGACATATTTGTTAACAATGCAGGCGCGCTCCCGCCGCTGAAGCCAGTGGCAAAATACGATGCAGCGACATTTATGCGAGCCTTTGAAATGAACGTCTTGACATCGCTCAACGCCATTCAAGCATTCCTTCCTTTAGCCGGGGCTGATCCAATACTGCTAAACATATCAACCAACCTCGCTCACATCAAACCTATGCTAGGCATGTCAGCATATGCGTCAAGCAAGGCGGGACAGCTTAAGATGGTCGAGCATTTTGCGGCAGAGAACCCAGAGTTGCATGTTGTCAGTATTCAGCCAGGGGTGATTGCAACGGAAATTGCCGGGCCTGACTCTAATGTACAGGGTCAAGACGAAG TGGAGTTGCCGGGGCATTTCTGCGTCTGGTTGGCATCAGCTGAGGCAAAGTTTTTGAAAGGAAAGTTTGTGTGGGCCAATTGGGATGTTCGTGAGCTACTACAACGTAAGGAGGAGATTCGCGACTCGCGGCTGCTCACGGTTGGTCTGGCTGGCGTCGCCATGTAA
- a CDS encoding uncharacterized protein (EggNog:ENOG41~TransMembrane:1 (o400-421i)), which produces MGEGRIQKSLGRRKACDLCCRRKIRCDANVPKCSACVLHGTSCTWTPGLHVKAPTRKIQDAMSSQNRRFADIESRLAAVERSLHNNPVPQNTLVEEPSSPASTVTSNWAGLISTMSPTEYSDHFALPPLNQVSALVDKYFSDYNQAMPLFYQPQFMRMLDNWYRCPHEQNEASWASINVVLALALQHAPSAATATDDRVSSECIKNAQSVLNHLVIREEDLQGLQVVLALVILFLGTSRPQPSCVLIGTAVKLAHRLKLHLRDGLNDINIELAALKERLLWITYILDRDISMRTVEPYGLQDHDMEIDAISAVLKGDSAGVLSLPDDPSRTANIFHLRIQLARIQGQMYDLTYSVRARKFSSDQQQAAVEKLTHLLECWRSTVPEGFRIEDLSTCASDNILSQLLPLYLAYFLCLFTANRLQSRNSSWMERLTAFCDGIVHRDAIALPTVSPLPATSKMKLLPTDWPSIVQAARSCMSLYQFVSRSRLSTLPSIVCSYQSALVILIANNLTVGEHLLDDHIEDDSQLIEEALVAFEKQAVETGDDLKQARVLSMCRRLNDGSRLAISRFRQDQPSVPFAKGLYSLENMLD; this is translated from the exons ATGGGCGAGGGGAGAATACAGAAGAGCCTTGGCAGAAGAAAG GCGTGCGATCTATGTTGTCGTCGGAAAATACGATGTGACGCCAATGTTCCCAAATGCTCCGCCTGCGTCTTACACGGCACATCATGCACATGGACTCCAGGCCTTCATGTAAAAGCGCCTACTAGAAAGATACAAGATGC CATGAGCTCACAAAACCGGCGCTTCGCCGATATTGAAAGTCGCTTAGCGGCTGTCGAACGCTCCCTTCACAATAATCCAGTGCCTCAAAACACGTTGGTGGAAGAACCTAGTTCTCCAGCATCTACCGTTACAAGCAATTGGGCAGGACTCATATCAACGATGTCGCCGACCGAATACAGCGACCATTTCGCTCTGCCACCACTAAACCAAGTGTCTGCGTTGGTAGATAAGTATTTTTCCGACTACAATCAGGCCATGCCTCTCTTCTATCAACCCCAATTCATGCGAATGTTGGACAATTGGTATCGGTGTCCCCATGAACAAAACGAGGCGTCATGGGCATCAATAAACGTCGTCCTCGCTTTGGCTCTGCAACACGCGCCATCTGCTGCAACAGCAACTGATGACCGGGTTTCTTCGGAATGCATCAAGAACGCTCAATCAGTACTGAATCATCTTGTTATCCGAGAGGAAGATTTACAAGGACTACAGGTCGTTCTGGCACTTGTAATTCTTTTCCTAGGTACCTCGCGGCCGCAACCCTCTTGTGTCCTAATCGGTACGGCAGTTAAATTGGCGCACCGACTTAAACTCCATCTCCGAGACGGGCTCAATGACATCAATATCGAGCTGGCGGCTCTGAAGGAAAGATTACTATGGATTACATACATCCTAGATAGAGACATATCCATGCGAACGGTGGAACCCTACGGGCTTCAAGACCACGACATGGAGATTGACGCTATTTCAGCAGTCTTGAAAGGCGATTCTGCTGGTGTTTTATCTCTCCCGGACGATCCCTCTCGGACTGCAAACATATTCCATCTCCGAATTCAACTGGCTCGTATTCAGGGGCAGATGTATGACCTCACATACTCTGTACGTGCGCGAAAATTTTCTAGCGACCAACAACAGGCCGCTGTAGAAAAGTTGACGCACTTACTCGAATGTTGGCGCAGCACTGTTCCTGAGGGCTTTCGTATTGAAGACCTTTCTACTTGTGCGTCGGATAATATTCTGAGTCAATTGTTACCCCTATATCTTGCGTATTTTCTATGCTTGTTTACTGCAAATCGACTGCAGAGTCGCAATTCAAGTTGGATGGAGCGCTTAACAGCTTTCTGTGACGGGATTGTGCATAGAGACGCTATAGCCCTTCCAACTGTATCTCCGTTACCTGCAACGTCGAAGATGAAGTTGCTGCCGACCGACTGGCCTAGCATAGTCCAGGCCGCAAGATCATGCATGAGTCTTTACCAATTCGTCAGCCGCAGCCGGTTATCTACACTCCC TAGCATTGTTTGCAGTTACCAATCTGCACTCGTAATCCTTATTGCAAACAACCTGACCGTGGGAGAGCATCTTCTCGATGATCATATCGAAGATGACTCACAGCTCATAGAAGAAGCATTAGTAGCATTCGAGAAACAGGCTGTAGAAACCGGTGACGATCTTAAGCAAGCTCGCGTTCTGTCTATGTGCCGGAGATTGAACGACGGGTCAAGATTAGCTATATCGAGGTTTCGCCAGGACCAGCCCTCAGTGCCCTTTGCAAAAGGGTTATATAGTCTTGAGAATATGTTAGACTAA
- a CDS encoding uncharacterized protein (EggNog:ENOG41), which translates to MTRQITVIGATGIQGGSVIRALLKDSGYSLTAITRNKSSDKAKSLASDGVRVIEADLDDIASLQVAFAGTSIIFAATNFFEPFIKYGNEEAIDIETRQGINIAKAAAATPTLEHFVWSTLPNAYRISDARFAIPHYVSKNRIDDFIKADPILLQKTTFLWVPTYASNMNYPFYQPFPIPTAGKNRYIQFQPTPASVQFPMIGDATINIGLFVRAIIEQPKKTLGGKFVNGITDIMTAGEMLATWASVRGVEVEYVQIDKATYYSLWPQWGKAMNKMHEYLEWAKDRSFSGEDGILSMEDLGIVGLRDTRTAFAEMSRLDIGRQM; encoded by the coding sequence ATGACTAGACAAATCACAGTTATCGGCGCAACCGGCATCCAAGGGGGGTCTGTCATTAGAGCCCTGTTAAAAGACAGCGGCTACTCGCTGACAGCCATCACTCGAAACAAATCAAGCGACAAAGCAAAAAGTCTTGCTTCAGATGGCGTTCGTGTCATTGAGGCTGATCTCGATGATATTGCCTCTCTCCAAGTAGCGTTTGCTGGAACATCCATCATTTTTGCCGCGACCAACTTCTTTGAGCCATTCATCAAATACGGTAATgaagaggccattgacaTCGAGACAAGGCAGGGCATCAATATTGCtaaagctgcagctgcaacacCAACGCTAGAGCACTTTGTCTGGTCGACGCTTCCCAACGCCTACCGAATCAGCGATGCCCGGTTCGCTATTCCTCATTATGTGAGCAAAAACAGGATCGACGACTTCATCAAGGCGGATCCGATACTCCTCCAAAAGACGACATTTCTCTGGGTCCCCACTTACGCATCGAATATGAACTATCCATTCTATCAACCGTTTCCGATTCCAACGGCCGGGAAGAATCGGTATATCCAATTTCAACCAACTCCAGCATCTGTGCAATTCCCCATGATTGGCGATGCAACTATCAATATTGGACTTTTTGTGCGCGCCATTATAGAGCAACCTAAAAAGACGCTTGGCGGAAAATTTGTCAATGGCATCACCGACATTATGACGGCTGGAGAGATGCTTGCGACTTGGGCATCGGTGCGTGGCGTGGAGGTAGAGTACGTGCAGATAGACAAAGCGACGTATTATAGTTTATGGCCGCAATGGGGTAAAGCGATGAATAAGATGCATGAGTACTTGGAGTGGGCTAAGGATCGTAGCTTCTCGGGTGAAGACGGTATCCTCTCTATGGAAGATCTCGGTATCGTTGGATTAAGGGACACGCGGACTGCGTTTGCTGAGATGAGCCGATTGGATATTGGAAGGCAAATGTAG
- a CDS encoding uncharacterized protein (EggNog:ENOG41~TransMembrane:1 (o396-416i)) — MSLRKKACAACVSSKRRCDQSRAACHRCAKLRLTCQYPSSSAGITLEPRIAISDGSVLPCDETSAPFTTDSLAWDSSWGQQCLGLDFTISPHTVTLPMSHLDTGDLRDLGETALQSSTLVNQFQAACDENAGAEHISIQDNQPAALPRHGASEENNFCPSFCQRTGLHQNQLVLADFSVVPMLHDANRWTFCASKMVSYITAFAKTASTDFIASYNLQSPLTAALGVCAAHETLTGPSRVVLDKLIEAEIENLIWHVPQRTTLSVIDPSISGDIHNFTPIDDLQLFREELARVQAMTLYHIIRSFGSDTAQRRQAVHNEPLLAAWTTSLQARIHKLCCTVDQNIPDHAVSSLSPRLRPDQSTWVPSNGQYSHLDNRGFDSGPLREEELESAHRTILISYFVRAIYMVVTFGICPLISELESLMVSVPASVRGRKHSLGSGSLFPPCIFSSLGLQGSDGLRLSYKELLGLWEQGYMSTSDLEDEYTQLLLVACKGVSILSSGPGEF; from the coding sequence ATGTCTCTCCGAAAAAAGGCATGTGCCGCCTGTGTTTCTTCAAAACGACGATGCGATCAGTCGCGGGCAGCATGCCATCGATGCGCCAAGCTACGTTTAACCTGTCAATACCCATCTTCGTCTGCGGGGATCACGCTTGAACCCCGTATAGCAATCTCGGACGGTTCAGTTTTGCCCTGTGACGAAACATCGGCCCCTTTCACTACCGATAGTTTGGCGTGGGATAGCTCCTGGGGCCAACAATGTCTTGGATTGGACTTCACAATTTCGCCGCATACAGTAACACTCCCTATGTCACACCTGGACACGGGAGACTTGAGAGATCTCGGGGAAACAGCGTTGCAAAGCAGTACCCTAGTCAACCAGTTTCAGGCTGCTTGCGATGAGAATGCCGGAGCCGAGCATATTTCCATTCAGGATAATCAACCAGCAGCATTGCCTCGCCACGGTGCATCTGAAGAGAACAATTTTTGCCCATCTTTTTGTCAGCGCACAGGTTTGCATCAAAATCAGTTAGTGCTGGCCGACTTCAGCGTTGTGCCTATGTTGCATGATGCAAACAGATGGACATTCTGCGCCAGTAAAATGGTGTCCTACATTACCGCATTTGCCAAGACGGCATCCACCGACTTCATTGCGTCGTACAACCTACAGTCCCCTCTAACGGCTGCACTAGGAGTATGCGCCGCTCATGAGACTCTGACTGGGCCAAGTCGCGTGGTTCTTGATAAGCTTATTGAAGCTGAGATAGAGAATCTGATTTGGCATGTACCACAGCGAACAACACTATCGGTGATTGATCCATCTATCTCCGGGGATATCCACAATTTTACTCCAATAGATGACTTGCAGCTTTTCAGGGAAGAACTTGCTCGGGTGCAGGCTATGACGCTGTACCATATCATAAGATCGTTTGGCAGCGATACCGCACAGAGGCGTCAAGCGGTACATAATGAGCCGCTACTAGCAGCTTGGACGACATCGCTGCAAGCGCGAATACATAAATTGTGTTGTACAGTGGATCAGAATATACCAGATCACGCAGTCTCGAGCCTTTCACCACGTTTGAGACCTGACCAGAGTACATGGGTACCTTCAAATGGGCAATATAGCCACCTTGATAATCGCGGCTTTGATTCGGGTCCACTCAGAGAGGAGGAACTTGAAAGTGCGCATCGTACTATTCTTATATCTTACTTCGTGCGAGCTATCTATATGGTAGTAACATTTGGGATTTGTCCCCTAATATCGGAGCTCGAGTCTTTAATGGTCTCTGTACCTGCGAGTGTGAGAGGGCGGAAACACAGCCTAGGAAGTGGCAGTCTGTTTCCGCCTTGTatcttctcatctttggGCCTCCAAGGGTCTGATGGTTTAAGACTCTCGTACAAAGAACTTCTTGGGTTATGGGAGCAGGGCTACATGTCTACTTCGGATTTGGAAGATGAGTATACCCAGCTTCTACTGGTTGCATGTAAAGGAGTAAGCATCCTTTCAAGCGGTCCTGGGGagttttaa